The Coffea arabica cultivar ET-39 chromosome 6e, Coffea Arabica ET-39 HiFi, whole genome shotgun sequence genome contains the following window.
TGTTAAGATAGGATTCATCACAGGAACACCAACAAACATTTCAATGCTTGTTTCGTTTGCCTCAGTTATAACCAAGCCAGCCAATTCTGAAGTGGTAGTTGTGATTGGCATAAATAACAATTCAACGGACATTAGACAGATTCCTAAGCAAGTGTTTTGCCTAATTCACGGGAGTGTTTGGTTAGAATGATAATATAGCTACAATTTAACAGGTGCACAGTCAAATCGATACAAACAAGGATTCAACAAGTAAAACTTAGACCTTTTTACTTATTATTTTGGGACATGGATACTCCAAATAGGGAGGCCGAAATGGGAGCCGGGAGGCTTGAGAGTGGGCCTGGGAGACCTAAAATTGTTTATCCCACAGGTGTTTATCATAAAACACCCAATGATTGTCTatccattcatttttcttttagttatgTTGAATCCCCAGAAAGAATCACCATGATTGATATTTACATCCTTTGGTTTACTAATTTCTACAATGCAGAATATATTCATAGCTGGAACAGAGACAAGTGCAGCCACAGTTGTTTGGGCTATGACAGCCCTGATGAAGAATCCTTCAGCATTGAAGAAAGTACAAGCTGATATTAGAGATTTGGTTGGACAAAAAGGAGCTGTAGTAGAAGAAAAACTTCAGAAGCTTCACTATTTAGATGCAGTAATAAAGGAAGCTCTAAGATTGTATCCCACTGCACCAGTTCTAGTGCCAAGAGAAACTATAGAAAATTGCAACATAGAAGGCTAATGGGCCATATCTAGAGACCCTGAAAGCTAGGAAAGGCCAGATGAATTCATTCCTGAGAGATTCTTGAGCAATACTATTGATGTCAGGGGAAATGATTTTGAAGTGATTCCATCTGGAGCTGGAAGAAGAGGATGCCCTGGAATTTCTCTAGGACGGTCAATTGTGAAACTTGCACTCGCCAACCTTCTTTATTCCTTTGAATGGGAATCGCCGTCCGGGATCAGAACAGAAGATGTTCATACCAACGTTTTGCCAGGAATAACTAGAAAAATGCGCTTTGAGTTTTGGCCAAGTAATATCTCGATCAAAGCTCTTAACACCGCAGAGAGTGAACATTAACGGCatgtatttttctttcttttcatccttttttttcGTGTTTTACAGACTACTCGTACTTTATAGAAAGTTATCTGtgaacaaaacaaaagtttgcaAGAAAGTTATTGATGGTAAATAGACAGTATTAGTTAATGGTGTAATGCTACATGATTCACCACTTGCGGCCTTCATTTAAATGAATACCAAAAGTTTCTGGCGGGTCATTCATATTCCATGAATTGTGTAGTTAAATCCTAAAAGCACAGGAAACAAAACAGTTCATTcaaaatcatggaaaacggtCTACCAAGCCACCCACCTCAACCACCCCCCAAACCCCattaaaaaaaacataaatAGAAGTGGTCTTCTTCTGAAACGTCATAGCAATCTTTTATCTCATCTCTTTAACATCATACTTCCTTCAATATTCAAGGGTAACATGATCATGTGAATACGAGACAATACAATAGGAGACTTTCTGTTCAAGCGTAACAAAGATCATGTGAATCCGAGAGAATACAATAGGAGCCTTCAGaaatccaaaatatatataaaagttATCAAGCTTTTGTGTCTCGACCTATAGTTAAAAGTTTATACAAGTAGAACAAACTTCCCTTGCACAGATAAGCAGAGCAAAATCAACTTTATGAACCAAAAAACAAGCAGAAATAAAAACCATTGCAGGTACAGCACCTTAAAGTCAACCTATTATGCATGTGGCATCACCTTGTATTATCCTTCCTAAGCCATCCGAGATCAGCTCAGTTAATTTTCAAGTAAGCATCTGTATAAAGTAAACACCTTTTACAAGATGCCTATGTTATCTAGACAGTAGTTACTTGTGTACTTGATGGACAACCCCAAACAAGAAGATTAAGAAGACATAGCCCTTTCTAAAGATGGTCATCCAAACCTTTCACATGAAAGGGAATGAAAACGCATGCAAATTGGGGAAGGAACTAACATAGAGATGGATTAGGATTCACTAAATCACATGCAAAATCTGCAAGGATAGATAAAGTTCACTACATCTTTCAAATCTTAAGTTCCATGGTTCAAGAAATTACACTAgttctttcaaaaattaagtttaattATCAAATACTACCAAAACTTTAAGCAGCTAGATGCACATTCAAAAGTTGTTTCACCAAAACAACAATATACCACAATGTAAAAGATGGTAATCTAATCAAAGAGGGACATTCCAAAGTCCTCATCATCACTCTCCTCcttcttctcctctctctcttccttAGCTGGAGCAGCTTCAGCAGCTGGCGCACCACCTGCaggagcagcagcagcagcagctccACCACCAATgaaaccaccaccaccaccaccaccaccaccaatgACAACCTGTCTCAAGATAAGATGATCCTCACAAGTTAGTTGAGCAATAAAAGCCTAACCAAAACTTGCATTACTACAAGCAACACATTACTACAGACCAACCCCAACATTCAGACTACTTTTTGTCCTATACAAAGTACAAcctgttaaagaaaaataaataagagaCCAGTTCTATCATGCTCCAGCTATAACAACACAGATTCATCAAAGCTCCAGGAAAATAGAAACAACATTATGCAAATTCCTCAATGCGTTATTAGCAGAACTTTTGCATAATACAAAACTGCCCTATCTCTTATCTAATCATAGTACCAATTCTTagcaaatatatataaatacaatTGCATCAAGACGGTAAAACAGCAATTCTGGAGCATAACAAATTTAATCAGGTATAAAATGCTGAAACGCAAAATCTATTCATCCTATTGTGTTACAATCCCTGCTACTAGTGACCATATCTTGTTGACTTACTCATTTTACCACACTGGAAATAGCAGTCCCTAACTCTATCTACCATATTTACGGCCAAAGAGAAAAAATTCAAAGTCTAATTCAGAACAATTTACTTAATCGGAAAAGCACAAAGTCTAATTCAGAACAATTTGCTTAATCGGAAAAGCACAAAAGAAATACATTTtccaatttggaaaaattatcaGTATACTcaacaagaaaataaagagaaaaattcAAGTCATCATCATTACTATGCACTTCTAACAAATGATTCTCCCATCTAATTTATAAGGCagacaagaaatttcaaaaaagaaaaaaaattctagaaCTTTATTCAATAAATCGACTAAAATCTCGagaaaacttaaataaaaacttaatcctgattaacaaaatcttaaCATTCATCATTAAGCAATGTACAGAACGACTAGATCATCTACTAAACATGTTCAACCTTCGAAATAAAAGCAAATTCCTACACaaaaaaagtacaaaagaataataataaaaggggACCTGGAAAACAGCGGAGGAAGGTGTGATGAAGGAGAAGGAAGACTGAACTCCACCAGCGGAATCGGCAGCAGTGGCGGCTTGAACGAGCTTGCGCTGCAGCTCGAAAGTGGAGGCGGCTGAAGCCTCAAGATCGCCCTTGAGTTGCTTGGCGCTCCAGTCGCCGTCGGATCCTTTGACAACAAATGTATAAACTCCCATTTCTTCTTCGTCCTCCTGATTCTCAGTGTGTGTAGTGCGTGTGATTTTGCGATTAGAGTTTGAGGACGCAGCCAAAAGTGGTGGTCGGGCGCTTTTTGTATGAGCAGACGAACGGGAAACCCTAGTTCTACGATTTTGGGTGGGGTTTTGGATTTTATCGGTTTAGTGAAATGACGATTTTGACCTTGAGCTTTTGTGGGTTGTTGAGTTGGGCTTGAGTTCAGGGGAAACTGGATATAGTTGAATTTTGATGCCACTTAGTCTGAAATGAGATGGCTTGGGCTAAGCTGAATCTGCCAGTACAGATTAAAGGCctattcttttctctctttttttcttttctttttttagtttgTGTTCTATTTCTTGTATGATCTTTGGCTCTCTTATAATGCTATCTCCTCCAGAAGGaaaagaatagaaattgctaaATTATTTGCTACTCTGGCTCCAGGAATGGCTGGTCCTTCATATAGATTTGAAAGGCGAAGCAAATTGCTTGATACCTGAATCAAGGTCGACTAGGTTGGAGcttaaaaattaatcaaaacacGAACAACATttatttgttcaataaaatctCAAATTAGACTTAAGTTTGGCTTGATTAGCATAATATTTTGGAATTTACATCATAAATTTCTAATTATTCGAATTCAAATTGAT
Protein-coding sequences here:
- the LOC113694698 gene encoding large ribosomal subunit protein P3 — protein: MGVYTFVVKGSDGDWSAKQLKGDLEASAASTFELQRKLVQAATAADSAGGVQSSFSFITPSSAVFQVVIGGGGGGGGGFIGGGAAAAAAPAGGAPAAEAAPAKEEREEKKEESDDEDFGMSLFD
- the LOC113696864 gene encoding 5-OH-xanthotoxin synthase-like: MAKEALKTHDLLFYGWPAYVSHKKLSYNGLDVAFPPYESQGMMGGFFISDHLPSLSWIDKLSGMFARLENNFKDLDLFYQELIDEHLNPNRPETMKDDVLDILIQIKQEQSSGFALSWDHIKALLMNIFIAGTETSAATVVWAMTALMKNPSALKKVQADIRDLVGQKGAVVEEKLQKLHYLDAVIKEALRLGNDFEVIPSGAGRRGCPGISLGRSIVKLALANLLYSFEWESPSGIRTEDVHTNVLPGITRKMRFEFWPSNISIKALNTAESEH